Sequence from the Burkholderia stabilis genome:
GCTCGAGCGCGGCCTGCAGCGCCTTCTGCAGCCGGCGCTCGTCGAGCGGACACGACGCGTGGAGCCGCTCCTGGCGCACGCACAGCCCGTCCTGCTGCTCGATCAGCCGCTCGGCGATGCGGTTGCGCTTGATCACACGGCCATCCTCGTCGACGATCGCGGTACCCACGTCGAGCCGGTCGACGGTGCCCGCGTACAGCGCACGTTCGGCATCGAGCACGTCGAACGCCGCGTGCAGCTCGACCGCACGCTGCAGATGTGGCAGCAGCGTCGCGACCTGCGCGCGCTCGGCCGCGTCGAAATCGCGGCCGCCGTGCGCGCGGCTCACGAAGAACGCGCACTCGACGCCGCGTTCTCCGCGCAGGTTCGCGCCGAGGATGTAGCGCAGGTCGAGCGGCTGAAGGTATTGCCGGTAGAAATCGTGCGCGCGCCAGGTGGTCTCGCCGAACAGCCGGTCGGCGGTGAACACCTGGCCGGGCGGTTGGTCGAGAAACGGGCACAGCGCATAGAACTGCTCGCTGTACGACGGCTCGCCGGGCAGCAGCGGGCCGTGCGTCGATGCGTTGATGATGAGCCCGTGCCGCGAGCCGCCCGGATTGCGCAGCACGAGCGTCGTGAAGCTCGCGCCGAGCCGCACGCGTATCGCTTCGAGAAATCCGGCCCACGGCGTGGCTTCCGACGGGCCCTGATAGACGAGCCCGAGCCACGCGCTGAGTTCGCGCGCTGTCCACGCCGCGTCGTCGAAACCGTCGTGCGTGGCCGTGTCGCCGGGCGCCAGCGCGATCCGCATGCTCGTATTCTCCTGGGTCGGGATGAAGTGTTCCCGAACCAGCATACCGACCGGCTGGCGGCCCGCGTCATCCGAACGGAGTAGACGACGCGGGCGCGGGCGGGCAACCGCCGGGTTGCCCGTATGCGGCGCTTACGCCGCGCGCTCGCGCAGCAGGTACGCGACGATGCGGTCCGCCGCGACTTCCGGCGATTCGGCCACCGTGTCGACCCGCAGCTCGGGCTGCCCGGGCGGCTCGTAAGGCGAATCGATGCCCGTGAAGTGCTTCAGCTCGCCGCGCCGCGCCTTCTTGTACAGGCCCTTCGGATCGCGTTCCTCGGCGATCGCGAGCGGCGTGTCGACGAACACCTCGACGAACTCGTCGGGGCCGACCAGCGCGCGCGCCATGTCGCGTTCCGCGCGGAACGGCGAGATGAACGACACGAGCGTGATGAGCCCCGCGTCGAGCATCAGCCGCGCGACTTCGGCGACGCGCCGGATGTTCTCCACACGATCGGCCTCGGTGAAGCCGAGATCGCGGTTGAGCCCGTGCCGCACGTTGTCGCCGTCGAGCAGGTACGTGTGCCGACCGAGCGCGTGCAGCCGCTTCTCGACGAGGTTCGCGATCGTCGACTTGCCCGCGCCGGACAACCCGGTCAGCCACACGATGCGCGGCGTCTGTGCTTTCTGCACGGCGCGCGCATCGCGATCGACGTCGACCGCCTGCCAATGGACGTTGTGCGCGCGGCGCAGCGCGAAGTGCAGCATCCCGGCGCCGACCGTGTCGTTGGTGAAGCGGTCGATCACGATGAAGCCGCCGGTATGGCGATTGCGGTCGTACGGATCGAACGCGACTGGCCGGTCGAAGCTCAGGTTGCACACGCCGATCTCGTTGAGCGCGAGCGTGCGCGCGGCGAGATGCTCGCGCGTGTTCACGTCGATCTTGTACTTCGGCGTCGCGCAGGTCGCGCCGACCGTCTGCGTGCCGAGCTTCACGAGATACGGGCGGCCCGGCAGCAGCGGCTCGTCGTGCATCCACACGAGCGTCGCCTCGAACTGGTCGGCCACTTCCGGCGGCGCGTCCGCGCGCGCGATCACGTCGCCGCGGCTGATGTCGATTTCGTCGGCGAGCGTGAGCGTCACCGCGTCGCCGGCGCGCGCCATGTCGCTTTCGCCACTTTGCGTGATTACCGACGCGATACGGCTCTCCTTGCCGGACGGCAGCACGCGCACGCGCTCGCCGACGCGAATCTCGCCCGACGCGATGCTGCCCGCGTAGCCGCGGAAGTTCAGGTGCGGGCGGTTGACCCACTGCACCGGCAGCCGGAACGGCTCGTCGCGCGTCACGCGTACGGCGAGCGGCAGCGTGTCGAGATGCTGCATCAGCGTCGGGCCCGCGTACCACGGCATGTGGGCGCTCGGCACGATCACGTTGTCGCCGCGCAGCGCCGACATCGGGATGCTGACGATTTCCGACAGCCCGAGCTCGGCCGCGAAGGCGCGATAGTCGGCGTCGATGCGCTCGAACACGGCGCGATCGTAGTCGACCAGATCCATCTTGTTGATTGCGAGCACGACACGCTTGATGCCGATCAGCGCAACGAGATGGCTGTGGCGGCGCGTCTGCGTGAGCACGCCCTTGCGCGCATCGATCAGGATCACGGCGAGATCGGCGGTCGACGCGCCGGTGATCATGTTGCGCGTGTACTGCTCGTGGCCGGGCGTATCGGCGACGATGAACTTGCGCCGCGTGGTCGCGAAGAAGCGGTACGCGACGTCGATCGTGATCCCTTGCTCGCGCTCGGCCGACAGGCCGTCGACGAGCAGCGCGAAATCGAGTTCGCCGCCTTGCGTGCCGACCTTTTTCGAATCGGCTTCGAGCTGCGTGAGCTGATCGTCGAACAGCATGTTCGATTCGTAGAGCAAACGGCCGATCAGCGTGCTCTTGCCGTCGTCGACGCTGCCGCACGTGATGAAGCGCAGCAGGTCCTTGGTTTGTGCATCGTCGTCGGCTGCGGCAGGCGCGGCAGCGGCGGGGCGCGCGAGCGTGTCGGGCGCGGTGAGAACGTGTGCCATCAGAAATATCCCTCCTGTTTCTTCTTTTCCATCGAACCGGCCGAATCGCTGTCGATCAGCCGCCCCTGGCGCTCGGAAGTGCGCGTCTCGCGCATCTCCTGCAGGATGTCGTCGAGCGACGTCGCGTCGCTGTCGATCGCGCCCGTCAGCGGATAGCAGCCGAGCGTGCGAAAACGCACCTTGCGCATCTGCGGCACTTCGCCTTCGCGCAGCGGCAGGCGCTCGTCGTCGACCATGATCAGCGCGCCGTCGCGTTCGACGACAGGCCGTTCCTTCGCGAAGTAGAGCGGCACGATCGGGATGTCGTGAAGCTGGATGTATTGCCAGATGTCGAGCTCGGTCCAGTTCGAGATCGGGAACACGCGCAGGCTTTCGCCCTTGCGCTTGCGCGCGTTGTACAGCGACCAGAGCTCGGGGCGCTGGCGTTTCGGGTCCCAGCGGTGCTGTTCCGAGCGCAGCGACACGATGCGCTCCTTTGCGCGCGATTTTTCCTCGTCGCGGCGTGCGCCGCCGAACGCGGCATCGAAGCCGTAATGATCGAGCGCCTGCTTGAGTCCCTGCGTCTTCCACACGTCGGTATGG
This genomic interval carries:
- the cysD gene encoding sulfate adenylyltransferase subunit CysD codes for the protein MLTHLERLEAESIHIMREVVAESENPVMLYSIGKDSSVMLHLAMKAFYPAKPPFPLLHVDTTWKFREMIAFRDETAERLGLDLRVHINPDGVANDINPFTHGSSVHTDVWKTQGLKQALDHYGFDAAFGGARRDEEKSRAKERIVSLRSEQHRWDPKRQRPELWSLYNARKRKGESLRVFPISNWTELDIWQYIQLHDIPIVPLYFAKERPVVERDGALIMVDDERLPLREGEVPQMRKVRFRTLGCYPLTGAIDSDATSLDDILQEMRETRTSERQGRLIDSDSAGSMEKKKQEGYF
- the cysN gene encoding sulfate adenylyltransferase subunit CysN; amino-acid sequence: MAHVLTAPDTLARPAAAAPAAADDDAQTKDLLRFITCGSVDDGKSTLIGRLLYESNMLFDDQLTQLEADSKKVGTQGGELDFALLVDGLSAEREQGITIDVAYRFFATTRRKFIVADTPGHEQYTRNMITGASTADLAVILIDARKGVLTQTRRHSHLVALIGIKRVVLAINKMDLVDYDRAVFERIDADYRAFAAELGLSEIVSIPMSALRGDNVIVPSAHMPWYAGPTLMQHLDTLPLAVRVTRDEPFRLPVQWVNRPHLNFRGYAGSIASGEIRVGERVRVLPSGKESRIASVITQSGESDMARAGDAVTLTLADEIDISRGDVIARADAPPEVADQFEATLVWMHDEPLLPGRPYLVKLGTQTVGATCATPKYKIDVNTREHLAARTLALNEIGVCNLSFDRPVAFDPYDRNRHTGGFIVIDRFTNDTVGAGMLHFALRRAHNVHWQAVDVDRDARAVQKAQTPRIVWLTGLSGAGKSTIANLVEKRLHALGRHTYLLDGDNVRHGLNRDLGFTEADRVENIRRVAEVARLMLDAGLITLVSFISPFRAERDMARALVGPDEFVEVFVDTPLAIAEERDPKGLYKKARRGELKHFTGIDSPYEPPGQPELRVDTVAESPEVAADRIVAYLLRERAA
- a CDS encoding helix-turn-helix transcriptional regulator, with product MRIALAPGDTATHDGFDDAAWTARELSAWLGLVYQGPSEATPWAGFLEAIRVRLGASFTTLVLRNPGGSRHGLIINASTHGPLLPGEPSYSEQFYALCPFLDQPPGQVFTADRLFGETTWRAHDFYRQYLQPLDLRYILGANLRGERGVECAFFVSRAHGGRDFDAAERAQVATLLPHLQRAVELHAAFDVLDAERALYAGTVDRLDVGTAIVDEDGRVIKRNRIAERLIEQQDGLCVRQERLHASCPLDERRLQKALQAALEHFRAGALARIEATTLSRPGGAMPLSVLLRPLAPYRGAEDRQHRPAVAVFVRDPAASPQTSRDMLHRLFRLTPMETEIALLLVDGLTLDEAAAAAGITKNTARAHLRGIFAKTGATRQAVLVKTLLNSVVSMA